In a genomic window of Anser cygnoides isolate HZ-2024a breed goose chromosome 26, Taihu_goose_T2T_genome, whole genome shotgun sequence:
- the ZMIZ2 gene encoding zinc finger MIZ domain-containing protein 2, producing the protein MNPMNPMKPSLPPTPHGDGSFAYEAVPWQPSTNQPAGSLSVVTTVWGVSNTSQSQVFGSPMGPGGSSSSTPLLPGMAGTGSGMSSPQFLAQQPFAEGAPGKGYVQQSVYGRGSYPGGPGFAPSYAGSPSGPGGMGLPSHAARPPADFTQAAAAAAVAAAAATATATATATVAALQEKQSQELSQYGAMGAGQPFSSQFLPHAAPRGPAVPAGMSPAGMAGVMGPSGMAPMSMSPARAPGMSALYSGQRMPQHAYPGPPQSQQLPRQGVKRAYSSEGYPAQQYLQGGQYPAAGTQYAPSAPQPSAPSPSYPGHRMQPGMGQYLSASGSAGPYYKPAEQFNGQGASFGTYSQAAINGPGRSMPGYPSSPLPGNPTPPMTPGSSMAPYMSPGQDVKSPFLPDMKPGIAALHPSPSGPPPGEELRLTFPVRDGVVLEPFRLQHNLAVSNHVFQLRDSVYKTLMMRPDLELQFKCYHHEDRQMNTNWPASVQVSVNATPLTIERGDNKTSHKPLYLKHVCQPGRNTIQITVTACCCSHLFVLQLVHRPSVRSVLQGLIKKRLLPAEHCITKIKRNFSSGTIPGTPGPNGEDGVEQTAIKVSLKCPITFRRIQLPARGHDCRHIQCFDLESYLQLNCERGTWRCPVCNKTALLEGLEVDQYMLGILIYIQNSDYEEITIDPTCSWKPVPVKPDVHVKEEPDGPALKRCRTMSPTHMVLPSIMEMIAALGPGSSPFPALPPPAAPAPADYGAQGSGFAGPGGFPEPFPPAAPGTPTLSEFAPGPPPGSYPPDLPGGLLPPEKPPAPPLSGQLPPAGRMEPSHAAAMGSAPQPLHHRPAPPARPPPGPAAPPGGHGPDLAFGTAPPMAGSGEGPEPALDLLPELTNPDELLSYLGPPDLPSSSNDDLLSLFENN; encoded by the exons ATGAACCCCATGAACCCCATGAAACCGTCGCTGCCGCCCACGCCGCACGG tgATGGTTCATTTGCATACGAGGCTGTTCCTTGGCAACCGAGCACCAATCAGCCGGCGGGATCCCTCTCCGTGGTAACCACCGTGTGGGGTGTCAGCAACACCTCCCAGAGCCAG GTTTTCGGCAGCCCCATGGGCCCCggggggagcagctccagcaccccgCTGCTGCCCGGCATGGCCGGCACCGGCTCGGGCATGAGCTCGCCGCAGTTCCTGGCGCAGCAGCCCTTCGCCGAGGGCGCCCCCGGCAAGGGCTACGTGCAGCAGAGCGTCTACGGCCGCGGCTCCTACCCCGGGGGGCCGGGCTTCGCCCCCAG CTACGCGGGCAGCCCCAGCGGCCCCGGCGGGATGGGGCTCCCCTCGCACGCCGCCCGGCCCCCTGCCGACTTCACCcaggcggccgccgccgctgccgtggccgccgccgccgccactgCCACCGCCACGGCCACGGCCACGGTGGCGGCGCTGCAGGagaagcagagccaggagctgagcCAGTACGGGGCG ATGGGAGCGGGGCAGCCCTTCAGCAGCCAGTTCCTGCCCCACGcggcgccccgcggccccgccgtgcccgcCGGCATGAGCCCGGCCGGCATGGCGGGCGTCATGGGCCCCTCGGGCATGGCCCCCATGAGCATGAGCCCCGCACGGGCGCCCGGCATGAGCGCCCTGTACAGCGGCCAGCGGATGCCGCAGCACGCCTACCCTGgccccccccagagccagcagctcccgcGCCAGGGCGTCAAGCGGGCGTACTCCAGCGAG GGATACCCGGCGCAGCAGTACCTGCAGGGTGGGCAGTACCCTGCTGCCGGCACCCAGTacgcccccagcgccccccagccctccgCTCCGTCCCCGTCCTACCCCGGGCACAGGATGCAGCCGGGTATGGGCCAGTACCTCTCCGCCtcgggcagcgccgggccctACTACAAG CCAGCTGAGCAGTTCAACGGGCAGGGCGCCAGCTTCGGCACCTACAGCCAGGCGGCCATCAACGGG CCGGGCCGGTCGATGCCGGGGTACCCCAGCTCGCCCCTGCCCGGGAACCCCACGCCGCCCATGACGCCGGGGAGCAGCATGGCGCCCTACATGTCCCCGGGCCAGGACGTCAAGTCGCCCTTCCTGCCCGACATGAAGCCCGGCATCGCCGCCCTGCACCCCTCGCCCTCGG ggcccccccccggcgagGAGCTGCGCCTCACCTTCCCGGTGCGCGACGGCGTGGTGCTGGAGCCCTTCCGCCTGCAGCACAACCTGGCCGTCAGCAACCACGTCTTCCAGCTGCGCGACTCCGTCTACAAGACGCTCATGATGAG GCCCGACCTGGAGCTGCAGTTCAAGTGCTACCACCACGAGGACCGGCAGATGAACACCAACTGGCCGGCCTCCGTGCAGGTCAGCGTCAACGCCACGCCGCTCACCATCGAGCGCGGCGACAACAAGACGTCGCACAAGCCGCTCTACCTGAAGCACGTCTGCCAGCCCGGCCGCAACACCATCCAGATCACCGTCACCGCCTGCTGCTGC TCGCACCTCTTcgtgctgcagctggtgcacCGGCCCTCGGTGCGCTCGGTGCTGCAGGGCCTCATCAAGAAGCGCCTGCTGCCCGCCGAGCACTGCATCACCAAAA TCAAGCGCAACTTCAGCAGCGGGACCATCCCGGGCACGCCGGGGCCCAACGGCGAGGACGGCGTGGAGCAGACGGCCATCAAGGTGTCCCTCAAGTGCCCCATCACCTTCCGACGCATCCAGCTCCCTGCCAGGGGCCACGACTGCCGGCACATACAG TGCTTCGACCTGGAGTCCTACCTGCAGCTCAACTGCGAGCGGGGCACGTGGCGCTGCCCTGTCTGCAA TAAGACGGcgctgctggaggggctggaggtggACCAGTACATGCTGGGCATCCTGATCTACATCCAGAA CTCGGACTACGAGGAGATCACCATCGACCCGACGTGCAGCTGGAAGCCCGTGCCCGTGAAGCCCGACGTGCACGTCAAGGAGGAGCCGGACGGGCCGGCGCTGAAGCGCTGCCGGACCATGAGCCCCACGCACATGGTGCTGCCCAGCATCATGGAGATGATCGCCGCCCTGGGGCCCGGCTCCTCGCCCTTcccggccctgccgccccccgccgcgcccgcccccgccgACTACGGCGCCCAGG GTTCCGGCTTCGCCGGGCCCGGCGGCTTCCCGGAGCCGttccccccggccgcccccggcacGCCGACGCTGAGCGAATTCgcgccggggcccccccccggctcctaCCCGCCCGACCTCCCCGgcggcctcctgccccccgAGAAGCCGCCCGCGCCCCCTCTCTCCGGACAG ctgcctcccGCCGGCCGGATGGAGCCGTCCCACGCCGCGGCCATGGgcagcgccccgcagcccctgcaccaccgccccgcgccccccgcgcggccccccccgggccccgcggcccccccgggggggcacggccccgacCTGGCCTTCGGCACCGCGCCGCCCATGGCGGGCAGCGGCGAGGGGCCCGAGCCGGCGCTGGAC ctgctgcccgaGCTGACGAACCCCGACGAGCTGCTCTCCTACCTGGGCCCCCCCgacctgcccagcagcagcaacgaCGACCTGCTCTCCCTCTTCGAGAACAACTGA
- the PPIA gene encoding peptidyl-prolyl cis-trans isomerase A — MANPVVFFDIAANGEPLGRVTFELFADKVPKTAENFRALSTGEKGFGYKGSCFHRIIPGFMCQGGDFTRHNGTGGKSIYGEKFADENFILKHTGPGILSMANAGPNTNGSQFFICTAKTEWLDGKHVVFGRVKEGMNVVEAMERCGSKDGKTSKQITISDCGQLS; from the exons atggccaACCCCGTCGTGTTCTTCGACATCGCCGCCAACGGCGAGCCCCTGGGCCGCGTCACCTTCGAG CTCTTCGCGGACAAGGTGCCCAAGACAGCAG agaACTTCCGCGCCCTGAGCACCGGCGAGAAGGGATTCGGCTACAAGGGGTCCTGCTTCCACCGGATCATCCCCGGCTTCATGTGCCAG GGCGGCGACTTCACGCGCCATAACGGCACCGGCGGCAAGTCCATCTACGGGGAGAAGTTCGCCGACGAGAACTTCATCCTGAAGCACACGGGGCCCGGCATCCTGTCCATGGCCAACGCCGGCCCCAACACGAACGGCTCCCAGTTCTTCATCTGCACGGCCAAGACCGAGTG GTTGGACGGCAAACACGTCGTCTTCGGCCGCGTCAAGGAGGGGATGAACGTGGTGGAGGCCATGGAGCGCTGCGGCTCCAAGGACGGCAAGACGAGCAAGCAGATCACCATTTCCGACTGCGGGCAGCTCTCGTAA
- the NUDCD3 gene encoding nudC domain-containing protein 3 translates to MEALTELYDQALLGILQHVGGVDEFLRVLFGFLYRKTDFYRLLLRPGDRLGFPPGAAQAMALQAFQVFERMARQDDERRHRELEAKLRKKEEEEEAAERVRVAPAAQEVEVETTVEPPGPAGEAVGPQDSAAPAAPSPAPAEPPGAAAPAQPQPAELPTRQEQFQTNPDSYNGAVRENYAWSQDYSDLEIKVPVPKHIVKGKQVSVDISSGAIRVAVLEGSSQRVLMEGKLTHKINTESSLWSLEPGKCVLINLNKGDEYWWNAILEGEEQIDIDKINKERSMATVDEEEHAVLDRLTFDYHQKLQGKPQSHELKVHEMLKKGWDTEGSPFRGQKFDPSMFNISPGAVQF, encoded by the exons ATGGAGGCGCTGACGGAGCTGTACGACCAGGCGCTGCTCGGCATCCTGCAGCACGTCGGCGGCGTCGACGAGTTCCTGCGCGTCCTCTTCGGCTTCCTCTACCGAAAAACCGACTTCTACCGCCTCCTGCTGCGGCCCGGGGACCGCCTCGGCTtcccgcccggcgccgcccaGGCCATGGCCCTGCAG GCTTTCCAAGTCTTTGAGCGGATGGCCCGGCAGGATGACGAGAGGAGGCACCGAGAGCTGGAGGCGAAGCTGcggaaaaaagaagaggaggaggaggccgccGAGAGGGTGCGAGTGGCCCCGGCTGCCCAGGAGGTCGAGGtggagaccacggtggagccccccggccccgcgggggaGGCGGTGGGGCCGCAGGATTCGGCCGCCCCGGCAGCGCCCAGCCCAGCGCcggcggagcccccgggggccgctgcccccgcgcagccccagcccgcaGAGCTGCCCAC gagACAGGAGCAGTTCCAGACGAACCCCGACAGCTACAACGGGGCCGTGCGAGAGAACTACGCCTGGTCCCAAGACTACAGCGACCTGGAGATCAAAGTGCCGGTGCCCAAGCACATCGTAAAGGGCAAACAG GTGTCTGTGGATATCAGCAGCGGCGCGATTCGCGTAGCGgtgctggagggcagcagccagcgcGTCCTCATGGAAGGGAAGCTCACGCACAAGATCAACACGGAGAGTTCCCTCTGGAGCCTGGAGCCGGGGAAGTGCGTTTTG ATCAACCTGAACAAAGGGGACGAGTACTGGTGGAACGCCATCCTGGAGGGCGAGGAGCAGATCGACATCGACAAGATCAACAAGGAGCGCTCCATGGCCACGGTGGACGAGGAGGAGCACGCCGTGCTCGACCGCCTCACCTTCGACTACCACCAGAAGCTGCAGGGCAAGCCGCAGAGCCACGAGCTG AAGGTGCACGAGATGCTGAAGAAGGGCTGGGACACCGAGGGCTCCCCCTTCCGCGGCCAGAAGTTCGACCCCTCCATGTTCAACATCTCCCCCGGCGCCGTGCAGTTTTGA